One window of Streptomyces sp. FIT100 genomic DNA carries:
- a CDS encoding pectate lyase encodes MTTPMNRRTFGRFAAAPVLLGALSGLPAAPAHAAQAPARPSPALAHAPSPAPSATRGAAHAMSRAAVFMDEQVSYRGGYVWSYLPDLSATWGEMEARRTMCWVQPPGTPTVGHSLLDAYHATGDETFYRAAERTGLALVAAQLPIGGWNYIHDFAGEGALRRWYDTIGANGWRLEEFQHFYGNATFDDAGTSAAAQLILRLYVERRHPAFRAALNRVIDFMLRAQLRGGPADGGWPQRFPAFSGSVSDTPWPDARPSWLPGDVGHGMEDGDYTRHVTFNDDVLGENIKFLLMCAATLGRRDLNRPVLRAMACLHRLQQPGPQAGWGLQHLAHAVNGRPAGAPAGARSYEPRALTTHTTQTNVRQLFHYFRLTGDHAYLRRVPEAIAWLESCPLTDEQKGENPLLKNSTHPTFVELGTNRARFVHRFGSNIRNGAYYYDHDHRNTLSHYSGGRSVDIAGLRSTYEELMAMGRAEVAELRARSPLTPGSPYELPRYFGIRDLEPTDLFREAEFTLPVVTDAQADALVTGLGTKDHWITPVGTTTNPYRGPAPRTPYDGTAYMSKHVGDTYDTSPYNPADPPAEPPYQPGESAQGITTSAFTGNMAKLVAYVADR; translated from the coding sequence ATGACGACGCCCATGAACCGCAGGACCTTCGGCCGGTTCGCCGCCGCACCCGTGCTCCTCGGCGCGCTGTCGGGGCTCCCGGCCGCACCGGCACACGCGGCGCAGGCACCCGCCCGCCCGTCCCCCGCACTGGCACACGCGCCGTCCCCCGCGCCGTCCGCGACGCGCGGTGCCGCCCACGCGATGAGCCGCGCGGCCGTTTTCATGGATGAACAGGTCTCGTACCGCGGCGGCTACGTGTGGAGCTATCTGCCCGATCTCTCCGCCACCTGGGGCGAGATGGAGGCACGGCGCACCATGTGCTGGGTCCAGCCGCCCGGCACCCCCACCGTCGGACACAGCCTGCTCGACGCCTACCACGCGACCGGCGACGAGACCTTCTACCGTGCGGCGGAGCGCACCGGGCTCGCGCTCGTCGCGGCCCAACTGCCCATAGGCGGCTGGAACTACATCCATGACTTCGCCGGCGAGGGCGCGCTGCGCCGGTGGTACGACACGATCGGTGCCAACGGCTGGCGGCTGGAGGAGTTCCAGCACTTCTACGGCAACGCCACGTTCGACGACGCAGGCACCTCCGCCGCCGCCCAGCTGATCCTGCGCCTGTACGTGGAGCGCAGGCACCCCGCGTTCAGGGCGGCGCTGAACCGCGTGATCGACTTCATGCTCAGGGCACAGCTGCGCGGCGGACCCGCGGACGGCGGCTGGCCGCAGCGCTTCCCCGCGTTCTCCGGCTCGGTCAGTGACACCCCCTGGCCCGACGCCCGGCCGTCCTGGCTGCCCGGCGACGTCGGGCACGGCATGGAGGACGGCGACTACACCCGGCACGTCACCTTCAACGACGACGTGCTGGGCGAGAACATCAAGTTCCTGCTCATGTGCGCCGCGACGCTGGGGCGGCGGGACCTGAACCGGCCCGTGCTGCGCGCCATGGCCTGTCTGCACCGGCTCCAGCAGCCCGGCCCCCAGGCCGGCTGGGGCCTCCAGCACCTCGCCCACGCCGTGAACGGCCGCCCCGCGGGAGCGCCCGCCGGAGCGCGTTCCTACGAGCCGCGGGCGCTGACCACCCACACCACCCAGACCAATGTCCGCCAGCTCTTCCACTACTTCCGGCTGACCGGCGACCACGCCTATCTGCGGCGCGTACCGGAGGCCATCGCGTGGCTGGAGAGCTGCCCGCTCACCGATGAGCAGAAGGGCGAGAACCCGCTGCTGAAGAACAGCACGCACCCGACCTTCGTCGAACTGGGCACCAACCGCGCCCGGTTCGTCCACCGCTTCGGCTCCAACATCCGCAACGGCGCCTACTACTACGACCACGACCACCGGAACACGCTCAGCCACTACTCCGGCGGCCGCTCCGTCGACATCGCCGGCCTCAGGTCGACGTACGAGGAGCTGATGGCGATGGGCCGCGCGGAGGTGGCGGAGCTGCGCGCCCGGTCCCCGCTCACCCCCGGCAGCCCGTACGAACTCCCCCGGTACTTCGGCATCCGCGACCTCGAACCGACGGATCTCTTCCGGGAGGCCGAGTTCACGCTCCCCGTGGTGACCGACGCGCAGGCGGACGCCCTCGTGACCGGTCTCGGCACCAAGGACCACTGGATCACCCCGGTGGGCACCACGACCAACCCGTACCGCGGCCCGGCTCCCCGCACCCCGTACGACGGCACGGCCTATATGAGCAAGCACGTCGGCGACACATACGACACCTCCCCCTACAACCCCGCCGATCCGCCGGCGGAGCCGCCGTACCAGCCGGGTGAGAGCGCCCAGGGGATCACGACCTCGGCCTTCACCGGCAACATGGCGAAGCTCGTCGCCTACGTCGCCGACCGGTGA
- a CDS encoding class F sortase, whose protein sequence is MGRALSAFSPSKKSLVAVLCAGVYLLVQGLNGETAPQPQPAQAGTASAAPPAAHGPAVRHAPPYRSSNRNGDRSRAEPARLRIPAIGVDAPVMKLALDAAGSLDVPPADKANVAGWYAKGPAPGEAGTAVVAGHVDTPSGRAVFFSLGALRKGSTVEVTRRDRHTAAFKVDAVEIHPRKGFPSRKVYGSSAVPQLRIITCGGGYSRTAGYLGNVVVYATLVSTR, encoded by the coding sequence ATGGGACGCGCGCTTTCCGCATTCTCCCCGTCGAAGAAATCCCTCGTCGCCGTCCTGTGCGCCGGCGTCTATCTGCTGGTGCAGGGACTGAACGGCGAGACGGCTCCGCAGCCGCAACCGGCCCAGGCCGGCACCGCGTCCGCGGCACCGCCGGCCGCGCACGGGCCGGCGGTCCGTCATGCGCCGCCGTACCGTTCGAGCAACAGGAACGGCGACCGCTCCCGCGCCGAGCCGGCCAGGCTGCGCATCCCCGCGATCGGCGTGGACGCGCCGGTGATGAAGCTCGCGCTGGACGCGGCCGGCTCACTGGACGTCCCGCCGGCGGACAAGGCGAACGTCGCCGGCTGGTACGCCAAGGGGCCCGCACCGGGCGAGGCCGGCACCGCCGTCGTGGCCGGGCACGTCGACACTCCGTCGGGCCGCGCCGTGTTCTTCTCGCTCGGGGCGCTGCGCAAGGGCAGCACGGTCGAGGTGACGCGCCGGGACCGGCACACCGCCGCTTTCAAGGTCGACGCCGTCGAGATCCACCCGCGGAAGGGCTTCCCGAGCCGGAAGGTGTACGGGAGTTCGGCCGTGCCGCAGTTGCGGATCATCACCTGCGGCGGCGGCTACAGCAGGACGGCCGGCTACCTGGGCAACGTCGTCGTGTACGCGACGCTGGTCAGCACCCGCTGA
- a CDS encoding NAD(P)/FAD-dependent oxidoreductase, translating to MAGGLHNAAGASSVVDVVVVGGGAAGLSAALTLTRARRSVLVIDSGEPRNAPAAAVHGYLSRDGLPPEDLLRTGRQEVTGYGGRIVADRVTGARRDGERFAVDTAGGGRFTARRLLVTTGLVDRLPDVPGLRELWGRDVLHCPYCHGWEVRDAPIGVLATGPWAAHQALLFRQWSPDVTVFLHTAGDPTDEQWEQLAARDIAVVDGEVVGLDTDGGDDGDRLSGVRLASGTRVPVRALAVAPRFEARGEVLAELGLTSVDHPMGMGSYVESDASGFTGVAGVWVAGNVTDLMAGVAVSAASGMQAAIAINADLVAADAAAAVARRTVASGRAPFGPAAEAVACERVLGERRHGIDTVIGARGTGRPSGD from the coding sequence ATGGCGGGCGGTCTCCACAACGCCGCGGGCGCCTCCTCCGTAGTGGATGTGGTGGTGGTCGGCGGCGGCGCGGCCGGGCTGTCGGCCGCGCTGACCCTGACCAGGGCCCGGCGCTCGGTGCTGGTGATCGACTCCGGGGAGCCGCGCAACGCGCCTGCCGCCGCGGTCCACGGATACCTTTCCCGCGACGGCCTCCCGCCGGAAGACCTGCTGCGGACCGGCCGCCAGGAGGTCACCGGCTACGGCGGGCGCATCGTGGCGGACCGCGTCACCGGGGCCCGCCGGGACGGCGAGCGCTTCGCCGTGGACACCGCGGGCGGCGGCCGGTTCACGGCACGGCGGCTGCTGGTGACGACCGGCCTGGTCGACCGGCTTCCGGATGTGCCCGGCCTGCGGGAGCTGTGGGGGCGTGACGTCCTGCACTGCCCGTACTGCCACGGCTGGGAGGTACGGGACGCGCCGATCGGCGTACTGGCGACCGGCCCCTGGGCCGCCCACCAGGCGCTGCTGTTCCGGCAGTGGTCGCCGGACGTGACCGTGTTCCTGCACACCGCGGGCGATCCGACGGACGAACAGTGGGAGCAGCTGGCCGCACGCGACATCGCCGTGGTCGACGGCGAGGTCGTCGGGCTCGACACCGACGGCGGCGACGACGGAGACCGCCTCTCGGGCGTACGGCTGGCCTCGGGCACGCGGGTGCCGGTGCGGGCCCTGGCCGTGGCACCGCGCTTCGAGGCGCGCGGCGAGGTGCTCGCGGAGCTCGGCCTGACGAGCGTGGACCATCCCATGGGCATGGGCAGCTACGTCGAGTCGGACGCGAGCGGGTTCACCGGCGTCGCCGGGGTGTGGGTCGCGGGCAACGTCACCGACCTCATGGCCGGTGTCGCCGTGTCCGCGGCCTCCGGGATGCAGGCCGCGATCGCGATCAACGCGGATCTCGTGGCCGCCGACGCCGCCGCGGCGGTGGCCCGCCGCACGGTGGCGTCCGGCCGGGCACCCTTCGGCCCGGCCGCGGAGGCCGTCGCCTGCGAACGGGTCCTCGGTGAACGCCGGCACGGCATCGACACCGTGATCGGTGCCCGGGGTACGGGGCGCCCCTCTGGCGATTGA
- a CDS encoding response regulator transcription factor, translating into MSLTLATPSTHSTEAPAPALAPRERETLRHIAAGRTYLQTARHMGLSKHTVDAYLRRIRAKLDINTTAELTRLAISLGL; encoded by the coding sequence ATGAGCCTCACCCTCGCCACCCCCTCCACCCACTCCACCGAGGCCCCCGCCCCCGCCCTGGCCCCGCGCGAGCGGGAAACCCTCCGCCACATCGCCGCCGGCCGCACCTACCTCCAGACGGCCCGCCACATGGGTCTCTCCAAGCACACGGTCGACGCCTACCTGCGCCGCATCCGGGCCAAGCTCGACATCAACACCACGGCGGAGCTCACCCGCCTGGCGATCTCCCTCGGCCTGTGA
- a CDS encoding NADP-dependent oxidoreductase, protein MQAIAVSDRDAGIAGLSLTDLPYPHAAENDVIVRVHAAGFTPGELDWPGTWTDRSGRDRTPSVPGHEVSGVVVELGYGTTGLTVGQRVFGLTDWTRNGSLAEHVAVEARNLAPLPADVDHTVAAALPVSGLTAWQGLFDHGRLTTGQTALIHGAAGGVGSIAVQLAREAGARVIGTGRSADRDTVLALGADAFLDLRTETLEDVGEVDVVLDVIGGDVLARSAALVRAGGTLVTIATPPDVRPREGRAVFFVVEPDRARLADLATRLRDGRLRPVVGDVLPLAEAAAAFAPATRTLGKTIIRVAED, encoded by the coding sequence ATGCAAGCCATCGCTGTGTCGGACCGCGACGCCGGTATCGCCGGGCTGTCGCTGACGGACCTGCCGTACCCCCACGCGGCCGAGAACGACGTCATCGTGCGGGTGCACGCCGCGGGCTTCACGCCCGGGGAGCTGGACTGGCCGGGCACCTGGACCGATCGCTCGGGCCGCGACCGTACGCCCAGCGTGCCCGGGCACGAGGTGTCGGGTGTCGTCGTCGAGCTGGGGTACGGCACCACCGGCCTGACCGTCGGCCAGCGGGTGTTCGGTCTGACCGACTGGACCCGCAACGGCTCGCTCGCCGAGCACGTCGCGGTCGAGGCCCGCAACCTCGCTCCGCTGCCGGCGGACGTCGACCACACCGTGGCCGCCGCGCTGCCGGTCTCCGGCCTGACCGCCTGGCAGGGCCTGTTCGACCACGGCCGCCTCACCACCGGCCAGACCGCCCTGATCCACGGTGCCGCGGGCGGCGTCGGATCGATCGCGGTGCAGCTCGCCCGGGAGGCCGGCGCCCGTGTCATCGGCACCGGCCGGTCCGCCGACCGGGACACGGTGCTCGCACTCGGCGCCGACGCCTTCCTCGACCTTCGGACCGAGACGCTGGAGGACGTCGGCGAGGTCGACGTCGTGCTCGACGTGATCGGTGGAGACGTCCTCGCCCGCTCCGCCGCCCTGGTGCGGGCCGGCGGCACGCTCGTCACCATCGCCACGCCGCCCGACGTCCGCCCCAGGGAGGGGCGGGCCGTCTTCTTCGTCGTCGAACCCGACCGCGCCCGGCTCGCCGACCTTGCCACCCGGCTGAGGGACGGCCGCCTCAGGCCGGTTGTCGGTGACGTACTGCCGCTCGCCGAGGCAGCCGCCGCATTCGCTCCGGCCACGCGCACCCTCGGCAAGACGATCATCCGTGTCGCCGAGGACTGA
- a CDS encoding carboxymuconolactone decarboxylase family protein: MTDTHRVNIGKQHPAAYKALIALSTEVESKAAAAGLDPLLVELLKIRTSQINGCAYCLRMHTRDAVKKGESPDRIAVLPAWGETGYFSETDRAALRLTEAITRVWDGHVSDEDYDAAAAVLTGEQVSAVSWLATVMNAFSRVAITSRYPVGG, encoded by the coding sequence ATGACGGACACCCACCGCGTCAACATCGGAAAGCAGCACCCGGCCGCCTACAAGGCCCTCATCGCCCTGTCGACGGAAGTGGAGAGCAAGGCCGCCGCGGCGGGCCTCGACCCGCTCCTGGTCGAGCTGTTGAAGATCCGCACCTCCCAGATCAACGGCTGCGCGTACTGCCTGCGCATGCACACCCGCGACGCCGTCAAGAAGGGTGAGAGCCCCGACCGGATCGCCGTGCTGCCGGCGTGGGGAGAGACCGGCTACTTCTCCGAGACCGACCGCGCCGCCCTCCGCCTGACCGAGGCGATCACACGCGTGTGGGACGGACACGTCAGCGACGAGGACTACGACGCCGCGGCGGCCGTACTCACCGGGGAACAGGTCTCGGCGGTCTCCTGGCTGGCGACGGTGATGAACGCCTTCAGCCGTGTCGCGATCACCAGCCGGTACCCCGTGGGCGGCTGA
- a CDS encoding NAD(P)/FAD-dependent oxidoreductase, with the protein MNDTSRTYDVVVIGAGPVGENVADRTSAAGLSTVIVESELLGGECSFWACEPSKALLRPVLARADARRVPGLKQAVAGPLDVPAVLAHRDDIVNHWHDEDQVEWLNSVSVDLVRGHGRLDGPRRVVVTTPDGGTVPLTARHVVAVCTGTGAALPDLPRLDEVRPWTSREATSADAVPGRLVVVGGGVVAVEMATAWRALGAEVTLLVRGGGLLSRMEAFAGELVAEALREAGVDVRLGTAVTSVAREDGPGGEVRITLADGGRLAADEILFAIGRAPRTRDIGLETIGLAPGDWLKVDDTFRVGAIEDGWLYAVGDVNHRALMTHQGKYQARIAGAVIGARVNGEPLDESRWGTHVATADSEAVPQVVFTDPEVAAVGLSAREAERSGRRVKVVDNDFRSVAGAVQYAEGYRGKARMVVDLDRGTLVGATFVGPGVGELLHSATIAVISEVPVERLWHAVPAFPTISEVWLRLMEAYRG; encoded by the coding sequence GTGAACGACACCTCCCGCACATACGACGTCGTCGTCATCGGCGCGGGCCCCGTCGGGGAGAACGTGGCCGACAGGACCAGTGCCGCCGGTCTCAGCACCGTGATCGTGGAGAGTGAGCTGCTCGGTGGCGAGTGTTCGTTCTGGGCGTGCGAGCCCAGCAAGGCGCTGCTCCGGCCGGTTCTGGCGCGTGCGGACGCGCGCCGCGTTCCGGGGCTGAAGCAGGCGGTGGCGGGGCCACTGGACGTGCCCGCGGTCCTCGCTCATCGCGACGACATCGTCAACCACTGGCACGACGAGGACCAGGTCGAGTGGCTGAACTCGGTCTCCGTCGACCTCGTACGGGGCCATGGCCGCCTCGACGGTCCGCGCCGGGTGGTGGTGACCACCCCCGACGGAGGCACCGTACCCCTCACCGCCCGGCACGTGGTCGCCGTCTGCACCGGCACCGGTGCGGCGCTGCCGGATCTTCCCCGTCTGGACGAGGTGCGTCCGTGGACCAGCCGTGAGGCCACCAGTGCCGATGCGGTGCCGGGGCGTCTCGTCGTGGTCGGCGGGGGCGTCGTGGCCGTCGAAATGGCCACCGCGTGGCGTGCGCTCGGTGCGGAGGTGACCTTGCTGGTCCGGGGCGGGGGTCTGCTGTCGCGGATGGAGGCGTTCGCCGGGGAGTTGGTCGCGGAGGCGTTGCGCGAGGCGGGCGTGGACGTGCGCCTCGGGACCGCCGTCACGTCCGTGGCGCGGGAGGACGGCCCCGGCGGCGAGGTGCGTATCACGCTGGCGGACGGGGGCCGACTGGCGGCCGACGAGATCCTGTTCGCGATCGGCCGGGCGCCACGCACCCGGGACATCGGCCTGGAGACCATCGGTCTCGCCCCGGGCGACTGGCTGAAGGTCGACGACACCTTCCGGGTCGGCGCGATCGAGGACGGCTGGCTCTACGCGGTCGGCGATGTCAACCACCGTGCCCTGATGACACATCAGGGCAAGTACCAGGCCCGGATCGCGGGCGCCGTGATCGGGGCCCGCGTCAACGGCGAACCGCTCGACGAGAGCAGGTGGGGCACGCACGTCGCGACCGCCGACAGCGAGGCCGTGCCCCAGGTGGTCTTCACGGACCCCGAGGTCGCGGCCGTCGGTCTGAGCGCGCGGGAGGCGGAACGCTCCGGACGCCGGGTCAAGGTGGTGGACAACGACTTCCGCAGTGTGGCCGGTGCGGTCCAGTACGCGGAGGGATACCGCGGAAAGGCCCGCATGGTGGTCGACCTGGACCGCGGCACCCTGGTCGGTGCCACCTTCGTGGGCCCCGGCGTCGGGGAACTGCTGCACTCCGCGACCATCGCGGTCATCAGCGAGGTGCCGGTCGAACGGCTGTGGCACGCGGTGCCCGCCTTCCCGACGATCAGCGAGGTGTGGCTGCGGCTGATGGAGGCATACCGCGGATAG
- a CDS encoding VOC family protein: MDLKLEVVVLPVSDVDRAKAFYEGLGFRMDVDYSGGEGFRVVHLTPPGSPCSILFGDRVTTAAPGSVQGLHLIVDDVVAARAELVERGADMSEVFHDAGGVFHHAGEEARVSGPEPERASYGSFASFSDPDGNGWVLQEVTTRLPGR, translated from the coding sequence ATGGATCTGAAGCTGGAAGTCGTCGTACTGCCCGTCTCCGACGTCGACCGCGCCAAAGCCTTTTACGAAGGGTTGGGCTTTCGCATGGATGTCGACTACTCGGGCGGTGAGGGATTCCGGGTGGTACATCTGACGCCCCCGGGGTCGCCGTGTTCGATCCTCTTCGGCGACAGGGTGACAACCGCTGCGCCGGGCTCGGTCCAGGGGCTGCATCTGATCGTCGACGACGTCGTGGCGGCCCGGGCCGAACTCGTCGAACGGGGAGCCGACATGAGCGAGGTGTTCCATGACGCCGGCGGTGTCTTCCATCACGCCGGGGAGGAGGCGCGGGTCAGCGGCCCCGAGCCCGAGCGCGCGAGTTACGGCTCGTTCGCCTCGTTCAGCGACCCGGACGGCAACGGCTGGGTGCTGCAGGAAGTGACGACCCGGCTTCCCGGGCGATGA
- a CDS encoding RidA family protein — protein sequence MPWESLYGYSQALRAGETLYVSGQLSHDEAGTFIGAGDFELQARTTFANMDLVLKHFGATRNQIVETTVLLVNLRQDFDTAARLHAEYFEKHRPTSTVMGVAGLALPDQLIEIGAVVRLDLEA from the coding sequence ATGCCATGGGAATCCCTTTACGGATACAGCCAGGCACTGCGGGCAGGTGAGACTCTGTACGTCTCCGGACAGCTTTCTCATGACGAAGCCGGCACCTTCATCGGCGCCGGAGACTTCGAGCTCCAAGCCAGGACCACGTTCGCCAACATGGATCTCGTACTGAAGCACTTCGGAGCCACTCGCAACCAGATCGTCGAGACCACCGTGCTACTCGTCAACCTGCGGCAGGACTTCGACACGGCTGCGCGTCTCCACGCGGAGTACTTCGAAAAGCACCGCCCCACCAGCACCGTGATGGGCGTTGCCGGTCTCGCGCTGCCGGACCAACTCATCGAGATCGGGGCGGTCGTGCGCCTCGACCTGGAGGCGTAG
- a CDS encoding MGMT family protein — MDHLFAVAGRSATPISPTGLAAEGLLERQHLQEWVIANPQVLGESVLVITAEFDRWADTDGIPARDRLDVLGLDATGRLVVVELKRGTADRDVHLQAITYAALVSRFDLDTLAQAHRDFLTGRGQAVELDTCRQHLLDHVEGDWSPELLQRPRQVIIAADFPKQVTHTVVWLSEMNLDIDLVQVGLWKVEDHLVVGFTKVYPTPEVEEFTLAPARVEAKAAARKLEERSRARNAAHVLVGAGLLPDGTSLRLTPRHGAPQSIREAILAWVGEDDRRTTAIWNNSTAKPLTWVADGMLYTPTGLANHIFKSVTGRTPDGIQGTTWWDVDTDDVPSTVDPGEWATLAGASLADLAKQLNGVRKDWTSLHTLLGAVPSGRWTTYGDVASVIGSHAVPVGTHLATCGQCPNAWRVLTASGRASAGFRWTDPTRTSSPADVLAAEGVRFVGEAAVPEAHLSLEELRGLLDG, encoded by the coding sequence GTGGATCATCTCTTCGCCGTTGCGGGCCGGTCGGCAACACCGATCTCACCGACCGGGCTGGCCGCGGAAGGGCTCCTCGAACGGCAGCACCTACAGGAGTGGGTGATCGCCAACCCTCAGGTCCTCGGTGAGTCGGTACTCGTGATCACAGCGGAGTTCGACCGGTGGGCCGACACGGACGGGATACCGGCACGGGACCGACTGGACGTCCTCGGGCTGGACGCCACCGGGCGCCTCGTGGTGGTCGAGCTGAAACGGGGAACAGCTGACCGAGACGTACATCTCCAAGCGATCACCTACGCCGCCCTCGTATCCCGGTTCGACCTCGACACCTTGGCGCAGGCACACCGCGACTTCCTGACCGGCAGGGGCCAGGCCGTCGAACTCGATACGTGCAGGCAGCACCTCCTCGACCATGTCGAGGGGGACTGGAGTCCGGAACTGCTCCAGCGCCCCCGACAAGTGATCATCGCTGCCGACTTCCCCAAGCAGGTGACCCACACGGTGGTGTGGCTGTCGGAGATGAACCTCGACATCGACCTCGTCCAGGTGGGCCTGTGGAAGGTGGAGGACCACCTCGTCGTCGGCTTCACCAAGGTCTATCCGACACCTGAAGTCGAGGAGTTCACCCTCGCTCCTGCCCGGGTCGAGGCCAAGGCCGCCGCCAGGAAACTGGAGGAGCGCTCCCGGGCCCGAAACGCCGCTCACGTCCTCGTCGGCGCCGGCCTGCTGCCGGACGGGACGAGCCTGCGGTTGACGCCGAGGCACGGTGCGCCGCAATCCATCCGCGAGGCCATCCTCGCCTGGGTGGGTGAGGACGACAGGCGCACGACGGCGATCTGGAACAACAGCACCGCCAAACCTCTTACCTGGGTCGCCGACGGCATGCTGTACACCCCGACCGGACTGGCCAACCACATCTTCAAGAGCGTGACCGGCCGGACACCTGACGGGATCCAGGGGACGACCTGGTGGGACGTCGACACCGACGACGTCCCGAGCACGGTCGATCCCGGTGAATGGGCAACGTTGGCAGGGGCCAGCCTCGCCGACCTGGCCAAGCAGCTCAACGGCGTCCGCAAGGACTGGACAAGCCTCCACACCCTTCTGGGCGCCGTCCCCTCCGGGCGGTGGACGACCTACGGCGACGTGGCGTCCGTCATCGGCAGCCACGCCGTTCCCGTCGGCACCCACCTGGCCACCTGTGGTCAGTGCCCCAACGCGTGGCGGGTCCTCACGGCGTCCGGTCGCGCCAGCGCAGGCTTCCGGTGGACCGATCCGACACGTACGAGCTCACCCGCGGATGTCCTGGCCGCCGAGGGTGTCCGATTCGTCGGTGAAGCTGCCGTTCCGGAAGCCCACCTGTCGTTGGAGGAACTCCGGGGTCTGCTCGACGGCTGA
- a CDS encoding NEW3 domain-containing protein has product MRPVGLITTLRAMAVAAALALTSGQAFAGIPAAASDEPAARTEVSISAVDLDGPAISTVKVTVKNAGPERMRSLKVSFAGPVGWAVQPSVRSVDGSLAKGAAAETEFRIQVPERRGGFTVRTFTATATYSGGDGRGSAMGTRSERSGTPLPNLAAAFNNVAITDESDTAPGDYDGEGNSFSAQKLAAVGLTPGARVNALGAELTWPDVAAGTRDNATAGGQAITLAGAGSKLVFLGSGVGDAVGNATVYYKDGTTTTGTFGFPNWSFAPADAHGATLVKSTDGRNTPNGYGNAGIAYRVFAHSVPLDPARQIDFVVLPSNGGIHIFDVAVAP; this is encoded by the coding sequence GTGAGACCAGTCGGACTGATCACCACTCTCAGAGCCATGGCCGTGGCGGCGGCCCTCGCCCTCACCTCCGGGCAGGCGTTCGCGGGAATCCCTGCGGCCGCCTCGGACGAACCCGCAGCGAGAACCGAAGTGAGCATCTCCGCCGTCGACCTCGACGGCCCCGCCATCTCGACCGTGAAGGTCACCGTCAAGAACGCCGGCCCGGAGCGGATGCGTTCACTGAAGGTCTCCTTCGCCGGGCCGGTCGGATGGGCCGTACAGCCCTCCGTCCGGAGCGTGGACGGGTCCCTCGCCAAGGGCGCTGCCGCGGAAACCGAGTTCCGGATCCAGGTGCCCGAACGGCGCGGTGGATTCACGGTGCGTACGTTCACGGCGACCGCCACCTACAGCGGCGGGGACGGCCGGGGCTCGGCCATGGGTACCCGGTCGGAGCGCAGCGGCACCCCGCTGCCGAATCTGGCCGCCGCGTTCAACAACGTGGCGATCACCGACGAGTCCGACACCGCACCGGGAGACTACGACGGCGAGGGCAACAGCTTCTCCGCCCAGAAACTGGCCGCGGTCGGGCTCACTCCCGGCGCGCGCGTCAACGCCCTGGGCGCGGAACTGACCTGGCCCGACGTCGCGGCCGGGACCAGGGACAACGCGACCGCCGGCGGCCAGGCGATCACCCTTGCGGGTGCGGGCAGCAAGCTCGTCTTCCTCGGTTCGGGTGTCGGTGACGCCGTGGGCAACGCCACCGTCTACTACAAGGACGGCACCACCACCACCGGAACCTTCGGCTTCCCCAACTGGTCGTTCGCCCCTGCCGATGCCCACGGGGCGACGCTCGTGAAGTCGACCGACGGCCGCAACACACCGAACGGGTACGGGAACGCGGGCATCGCCTACCGTGTCTTCGCCCACTCCGTTCCCCTCGACCCGGCCCGGCAGATCGACTTCGTGGTGCTGCCGTCCAACGGAGGCATCCACATCTTCGACGTTGCCGTCGCCCCCTGA